In a genomic window of Pseudomonas oryzihabitans:
- a CDS encoding PAS domain S-box protein — translation MPTSSPLASLLDGATETALITLTPEGRIGQWCPAIARLLGWNAEDKLGEPIAGLLVPEPPVDQWLVTLERCQSQGLRHRDGHVVRLDLHLVPLRRAEIAVGWLLHVWQAPASRTRFAARSSAERDLAQRLQALGEWSRRLSGAQDLAAVRLCATQALRDLANDPQARLSAATETASLIADPHLIPLGPSAQSLGYLQLSKAPVDADTRLLLDQLALLLGALLERHRQREQVQQLEQRLSLEQGLLASVLQQAPLGISITEAGSEKAVMLNDRVKVLLGKCPQGETLDERYQAIGALHANGQPYAVDDYPTVRVLRSGQPVAPELMRYRRPDGSIRLLEVSSAPVRAPNGKVIASVTLFDDVQQRVDAENALREHSARLASLINQAAVGICQTDASGRLLLANRRYCELLGRHEMGVLEQTLQAQTHPDDRAALESSLAVLRERGDSFKLDQRFQRPDGAVVWVSLHGSPLQSEVGQELSVSLVVVDLTQRKQAEAALHLSNQRFRNAVEAVQGVVWTTNAEGYLLGNQHAWSELTGQSYAQYQKEGWAAALHPDDAPRTLRRWRLAVQQQVDFHDEHRLRCRDGQWRTFSVRALPVREGGVVREWVGVHTDVSEMRMAEHRLRRLAELLEQRVHERTVERDRMWRVADDLLGVIQGQRWLSRNPAWGRVLGWDDEELRHQPPTSLEHPDDPPVFPRLAALRHGEALSDLPGRLRTRDGHWRHMMWKATADHDGRIYVFGRDITTEHEASLALQNAEAALRQAQKMEAIGHLTGGIAHDFNNLLTGISGSLELLRRRLDQGRHDNLQRYLDTAEQSATRAAALTHRLLAFARRQTLDPRPVDVNELILSLEELFQRTLGERITLRSHLSPQLPPARTDTNQLENALLNLVINARDAMPEGGRLTLETALDHLTDLAAEHELAPGDYVRLTIADTGSGMPAEVVDRAFDPFFTTKPIGQGTGLGLSMLYGFIKQSGGHVTLESAPGSGTRVSLWLPCAPAESPAADREPQAAIAQSRGERLLLVEDDVSVRLLLREMLTELGYRVRTAASASAALTLVDGGLPCDLLITDLGLPDLDGGELAARLRERCPDLPVLFVSGHAERPTPNGEPALAKPFQIEALARQLRQLLD, via the coding sequence ATGCCTACCTCCAGCCCCCTCGCCAGCCTGCTCGACGGTGCCACGGAAACGGCGCTGATCACCCTGACCCCCGAGGGACGGATCGGGCAGTGGTGTCCGGCCATTGCCCGATTGCTGGGCTGGAACGCCGAGGACAAGCTGGGCGAACCCATCGCCGGCCTTCTGGTGCCGGAGCCGCCCGTCGACCAGTGGCTGGTCACGCTCGAACGCTGCCAGAGCCAGGGCCTGCGCCATCGCGACGGCCATGTCGTGCGTCTCGATCTGCACCTGGTGCCCCTGCGCCGCGCGGAGATCGCGGTGGGTTGGCTGTTGCATGTCTGGCAGGCGCCGGCCAGCCGCACGCGCTTCGCCGCCCGCAGCAGCGCCGAACGGGATCTGGCGCAGCGCCTGCAAGCCCTGGGCGAGTGGTCGCGGCGACTCAGTGGCGCCCAGGATCTCGCCGCCGTCCGCCTGTGCGCCACCCAGGCCCTGCGGGATCTCGCCAACGATCCCCAGGCCCGACTGTCGGCGGCAACCGAGACCGCGAGCCTGATAGCCGATCCACACCTCATTCCCCTGGGCCCGTCAGCGCAGTCGTTGGGCTACCTGCAACTGAGCAAAGCCCCGGTCGATGCCGACACCCGCCTGTTGCTGGACCAGTTGGCCCTGCTGCTCGGCGCCCTGCTGGAGCGTCATCGTCAGCGCGAGCAGGTGCAGCAACTCGAACAGCGCCTCTCGCTGGAACAGGGCCTGCTGGCCAGCGTGTTGCAACAGGCGCCGCTGGGCATCTCCATCACCGAGGCGGGCAGCGAGAAGGCGGTGATGCTCAATGATCGCGTCAAGGTGCTGCTGGGCAAGTGTCCGCAAGGAGAGACGCTGGATGAGCGCTATCAAGCCATCGGCGCCCTGCATGCCAATGGCCAGCCCTATGCGGTGGACGACTACCCCACCGTGCGGGTGCTGCGCAGCGGCCAACCGGTGGCTCCCGAGCTGATGCGCTATCGCCGCCCCGACGGCAGTATCCGTTTGCTGGAAGTCTCCAGTGCACCGGTCCGCGCGCCGAACGGCAAGGTGATCGCCTCCGTTACCCTGTTCGACGATGTCCAGCAGCGAGTGGATGCCGAAAATGCCCTGCGCGAACATAGCGCACGCCTCGCCAGCCTGATCAACCAGGCGGCGGTCGGCATCTGCCAGACCGATGCCAGCGGGCGCCTGCTGCTCGCCAATCGGCGCTATTGCGAGTTGCTCGGGCGCCACGAAATGGGCGTGCTGGAGCAGACTCTGCAGGCCCAGACCCATCCCGATGATCGCGCAGCCCTGGAAAGCAGCCTGGCCGTACTGCGCGAGCGGGGTGACAGCTTCAAGCTGGACCAGCGCTTCCAGCGTCCCGATGGCGCGGTGGTCTGGGTCAGCCTGCACGGCTCGCCCCTGCAATCGGAAGTCGGCCAGGAGCTGTCGGTGAGCCTGGTGGTGGTCGACCTGACCCAGCGCAAGCAGGCCGAAGCCGCGTTGCACCTGTCCAACCAGCGCTTTCGCAATGCCGTGGAGGCGGTTCAAGGGGTGGTCTGGACGACCAATGCCGAGGGTTATCTGCTGGGTAACCAGCACGCCTGGAGCGAGCTGACCGGCCAGAGTTATGCCCAGTACCAAAAGGAAGGCTGGGCCGCCGCCCTGCATCCCGACGACGCGCCCCGCACCCTGCGCCGCTGGCGGCTGGCCGTACAACAGCAGGTGGACTTCCACGACGAGCACCGCCTGCGCTGCCGCGATGGCCAGTGGCGCACCTTCAGCGTGCGCGCCTTGCCGGTGCGCGAAGGCGGGGTGGTGCGCGAGTGGGTCGGGGTCCATACCGACGTCAGCGAGATGCGCATGGCGGAGCATCGCCTGCGGCGCCTGGCCGAGTTGCTCGAACAGCGCGTCCACGAGCGCACCGTCGAACGCGACCGCATGTGGCGGGTGGCCGATGACCTGCTCGGGGTGATCCAGGGCCAGCGCTGGCTCAGTCGCAATCCGGCCTGGGGTCGCGTGCTCGGCTGGGACGACGAGGAACTGCGCCACCAGCCACCCACGTCCCTGGAGCATCCCGACGATCCGCCGGTATTTCCGCGCCTGGCCGCCCTGCGCCATGGCGAGGCCCTGAGCGATCTACCCGGGCGCCTGCGCACCCGTGACGGTCACTGGCGCCACATGATGTGGAAGGCCACCGCCGACCATGACGGCCGCATCTATGTCTTCGGTCGCGATATCACCACCGAACACGAGGCATCCCTGGCCCTGCAGAACGCCGAAGCGGCGCTGCGCCAGGCGCAGAAGATGGAAGCCATCGGTCATCTCACCGGCGGCATCGCCCACGACTTCAACAACCTGCTCACCGGTATCAGCGGCTCGCTGGAGTTGCTCAGGCGCCGGCTGGATCAGGGACGCCACGACAATCTGCAACGCTACCTCGACACCGCCGAGCAATCCGCCACCCGCGCCGCCGCCCTGACCCACCGGCTACTGGCCTTCGCTCGCCGCCAGACCCTGGACCCGCGCCCGGTGGACGTGAACGAACTGATCCTGTCCCTGGAGGAGTTGTTCCAGCGCACCCTGGGCGAGCGGATCACCCTGCGCAGCCACCTCAGCCCCCAGTTGCCGCCCGCGCGGACCGATACCAACCAGCTGGAAAACGCCCTGCTGAACCTGGTGATCAATGCTCGCGACGCCATGCCCGAGGGTGGCCGCCTGACCCTGGAGACCGCGCTGGACCACCTCACCGACCTGGCCGCCGAGCACGAATTGGCGCCCGGCGACTATGTTCGCCTGACCATCGCCGATACCGGCAGCGGCATGCCCGCCGAGGTGGTGGACCGCGCCTTCGATCCCTTCTTCACCACCAAGCCCATTGGCCAGGGCACCGGACTGGGGCTGTCCATGCTCTATGGCTTCATCAAGCAGTCGGGCGGCCATGTCACTCTGGAAAGTGCGCCCGGCAGCGGCACCCGGGTCAGCCTCTGGCTACCCTGCGCCCCCGCCGAGTCGCCGGCCGCGGACCGCGAACCCCAGGCGGCCATCGCCCAGAGCCGTGGCGAACGGTTGCTGTTGGTGGAAGATGATGTCTCGGTACGGCTGCTGCTGCGGGAAATGCTCACCGAACTGGGCTATCGCGTCCGCACCGCGGCCAGCGCGTCGGCCGCCCTGACCCTGGTCGACGGCGGGCTGCCGTGCGATCTGCTGATCACCGATCTCGGCCTGCCCGATCTCGACGGCGGCGAACTGGCCGCGCGCCTGCGCGAGCGCTGCCCGGACTTGCCGGTGCTGTTCGTCAGCGGCCACGCCGAGCGCCCCACGCCCAATGGCGAACCGGCACTGGCCAAGCCCTTCCAGATCGAGGCCTTGGCGCGTCAGCTGCGTCAGTTGCTGGATTGA
- a CDS encoding L-threonylcarbamoyladenylate synthase, which yields MHNSWRVRQAARVVREGGVLAYPTEAVWGLGCDPWDQAAVYRLLTLKRRPMEKGLILVADNIRQFDFLLHDLPEEALAKLASTWPGPNTWLVPHHNRLPGWVTGAHATVALRVSEHPLVGELCALTGPLISTSANPAGRPAARSRLRVQQYFPDGLDGILSGELGGRKNPSVIRDLVTGKVFRP from the coding sequence ATGCACAACAGCTGGCGAGTGCGGCAGGCGGCGCGGGTCGTACGTGAGGGGGGCGTGCTGGCCTATCCCACCGAGGCCGTCTGGGGACTGGGCTGCGATCCCTGGGATCAGGCTGCGGTCTATCGCCTGCTGACGCTCAAACGGAGGCCTATGGAAAAGGGGCTGATCCTGGTCGCCGACAACATCCGCCAGTTCGACTTTCTGCTCCATGACCTGCCGGAAGAGGCCCTGGCCAAGCTGGCCAGTACCTGGCCGGGACCCAATACCTGGCTGGTACCCCACCACAATCGCCTGCCCGGTTGGGTGACCGGCGCCCACGCCACCGTGGCGCTACGGGTCTCCGAGCATCCGCTGGTAGGTGAGCTCTGTGCCTTGACCGGTCCGCTGATCTCCACCTCGGCCAATCCGGCGGGACGCCCGGCGGCGCGCTCGCGACTGCGGGTTCAGCAATACTTTCCAGACGGCCTGGACGGCATCCTCAGCGGCGAGCTGGGCGGGCGCAAGAATCCCAGCGTGATCCGCGATCTGGTGACCGGCAAGGTGTTCCGGCCCTAG
- the dprA gene encoding DNA-processing protein DprA, with amino-acid sequence MASLSPAEQEARLRLHALPEIGAVRHRLLLKAFGSAAAALSAPASAWRTLRLPAVAADARRSAETRERAARALAWLEAPDRHLLCLGEDGYPALLGEIADPPPLLFVEGRVELLDQPQLALVGSRQASAQGLDNARRFAHSLAAAGFCVTSGLALGIDGAAHQGALDAGGATLAVLGTGLQQLYPRRHLGLARRLLAEGGALVSELPLDCTPQAANFPKRNRIISGLSLGTLVVEASPSSGSLITARLAAEQGREVFALPGSIHHPGARGCHQLIREGAQLVESVEHILEALQGWRSLPAVAAPAPSEDDVLLRHLAAGPLNSEELTHLSGLALPEVLMRLTELELEGRVAAMQGSWSRLG; translated from the coding sequence ATGGCTAGCCTCTCCCCCGCCGAGCAGGAAGCTCGGCTCCGTCTGCACGCCCTGCCGGAGATCGGCGCGGTGCGTCACCGGCTGTTGTTGAAGGCCTTCGGTAGCGCCGCCGCGGCCCTCAGTGCGCCGGCGTCGGCCTGGCGTACCCTGCGTCTACCGGCCGTGGCCGCCGACGCCCGTCGCAGTGCCGAGACCCGCGAACGCGCGGCGCGTGCCCTGGCCTGGCTCGAAGCGCCCGACCGCCATCTGCTCTGCCTGGGCGAGGACGGCTATCCGGCCCTGCTCGGCGAAATCGCCGACCCGCCGCCGCTGCTGTTCGTCGAAGGCCGGGTAGAACTGCTCGATCAGCCCCAGCTGGCCCTGGTCGGCAGTCGCCAGGCCAGCGCCCAGGGCCTGGACAACGCGCGACGCTTCGCCCACAGCCTGGCCGCCGCCGGCTTCTGCGTGACCAGCGGCCTGGCGCTGGGCATCGATGGCGCCGCGCACCAGGGCGCGCTGGATGCCGGGGGCGCTACCCTGGCCGTCCTGGGGACCGGGCTGCAACAGCTCTATCCCCGCCGCCACCTGGGCCTGGCCCGGCGCCTGCTGGCCGAAGGCGGCGCACTGGTATCCGAGCTGCCCCTGGATTGCACGCCCCAGGCGGCCAATTTTCCCAAGCGTAATCGCATCATCAGCGGCCTCAGCCTGGGCACCCTGGTGGTGGAGGCCAGCCCCTCCAGCGGCTCGCTGATCACCGCGCGCCTGGCCGCCGAGCAGGGCCGCGAGGTGTTCGCCCTGCCCGGCTCTATCCATCATCCCGGCGCCCGCGGCTGTCATCAGCTGATTCGCGAGGGCGCGCAACTGGTGGAAAGCGTGGAACATATCCTCGAGGCCTTGCAGGGATGGCGCAGCCTGCCCGCAGTCGCGGCGCCCGCGCCGAGCGAGGATGACGTCCTGCTGCGGCACCTCGCTGCCGGTCCGCTCAATAGCGAGGAATTGACCCACCTCAGCGGACTGGCGCTGCCCGAGGTGCTGATGCGGCTGACCGAGCTGGAGCTTGAGGGGCGGGTCGCGGCGATGCAGGGCAGCTGGAGTCGGCTGGGCTGA
- a CDS encoding LysM peptidoglycan-binding domain-containing protein, whose protein sequence is MRKSLFALLLVAAGALQSAYAAVTLRPDHPDSYTVVRGDTLWDISGKFLSKPWEWPEIWQANPQIKNPNLIYPGDTLVLSYVDGQPRLQLNRGASRGTIKLSPTVRSTPITEAVPAIPLEAVNSFLLQNRAFDAVEQFQRAPYVVAGNAERVVSGAGDRIYVRGKLQPGVSAFGIYRQGKTYIDPKTGAFLGINGDFIGNAVLVAEEGDIATLRLTRTNQEVRIGDRLFPTEERLVNSSFMPSAPDRPISGLILDVPRGVTQVGQFDVVTLNKGARDGLVEGNVLAVYKTGETVRDRITGEQVKIPDERAGLLMVFRTYDKISYGLVLLATRQLSIMDKVRNP, encoded by the coding sequence ATGAGGAAATCTTTGTTCGCCCTGCTGCTGGTCGCAGCGGGCGCCTTGCAGTCGGCGTATGCAGCTGTCACCCTGCGCCCGGATCACCCCGACAGCTACACGGTGGTACGCGGCGACACCCTCTGGGACATCTCCGGCAAGTTTCTGAGCAAGCCCTGGGAATGGCCGGAGATCTGGCAGGCCAATCCGCAGATCAAGAATCCCAACCTCATCTATCCTGGCGATACGCTAGTGCTGAGCTATGTCGATGGCCAGCCTCGCCTGCAGCTCAACCGCGGCGCCTCGCGCGGGACCATCAAGCTGTCGCCCACGGTGCGCAGCACGCCCATCACCGAAGCCGTCCCGGCCATTCCGCTGGAAGCGGTGAACAGCTTCCTGCTGCAGAACCGCGCCTTCGACGCGGTGGAGCAGTTCCAACGCGCGCCCTATGTGGTGGCCGGCAACGCCGAGCGCGTGGTGAGTGGCGCTGGCGACCGCATCTATGTGCGCGGCAAGCTGCAGCCGGGGGTGTCGGCCTTCGGTATCTATCGGCAGGGCAAGACTTATATCGATCCCAAGACCGGTGCCTTCCTCGGTATCAATGGCGATTTCATCGGCAATGCCGTGCTGGTCGCTGAGGAAGGCGATATCGCCACCCTCAGGCTGACCCGGACCAACCAGGAGGTCCGTATCGGCGACCGGCTCTTCCCCACCGAAGAGCGGCTGGTGAACTCCTCCTTCATGCCCAGTGCGCCGGATCGCCCGATCAGTGGCCTGATTCTCGACGTGCCCCGGGGCGTGACCCAGGTGGGCCAATTCGATGTGGTGACCCTGAACAAGGGCGCGCGCGATGGCCTGGTGGAGGGTAACGTGCTGGCGGTCTACAAGACCGGCGAAACGGTACGCGACCGCATCACCGGCGAGCAGGTGAAGATTCCCGATGAGCGCGCCGGCTTGCTGATGGTGTTCCGCACCTACGACAAGATCAGCTACGGCCTGGTCCTGCTGGCGACGCGACAACTATCGATCATGGACAAGGTGCGCAACCCCTAA
- the def gene encoding peptide deformylase, which produces MAILDILEFPDPRLRTVAKPIATVDDALRQTIDDMFETMYEAPGIGLAATQVNVHRRLVVIDISEDKSEPLVFINPEAEPLTQELGEYQEGCLSIPGFYEKVCRPERVRVKALDRDGKPFELECDGLLAVCIQHEIDHLDGKLFVDYLSPLKRDRIKKKLEKQQRHKA; this is translated from the coding sequence ATGGCGATCCTAGACATCCTCGAATTTCCCGATCCCCGCCTGCGCACCGTCGCCAAGCCCATTGCCACGGTGGACGATGCCCTGCGCCAGACCATCGACGACATGTTCGAGACCATGTACGAAGCGCCTGGCATCGGCCTTGCCGCCACCCAGGTCAACGTCCATCGGCGCCTGGTGGTGATCGACATCAGCGAAGACAAGAGCGAGCCGCTGGTCTTCATCAACCCGGAAGCCGAGCCGCTCACCCAAGAACTGGGCGAGTATCAGGAAGGCTGCCTGTCGATCCCCGGCTTCTATGAAAAGGTCTGCCGCCCCGAGCGGGTCCGGGTGAAAGCCCTGGATCGCGACGGCAAGCCCTTCGAGCTGGAGTGCGACGGCCTGCTGGCGGTGTGCATCCAGCATGAGATCGATCACCTCGACGGCAAGCTGTTCGTCGACTACCTGTCGCCGCTCAAACGCGACCGCATCAAGAAGAAGCTCGAAAAGCAGCAGCGCCACAAGGCCTGA
- the fmt gene encoding methionyl-tRNA formyltransferase, whose protein sequence is MSRSLRLVFAGTPEFAAVHLQALIDSGYPIAAVYTQPDRPAGRGQKLAMSPVKQLALAHGIPVEQPPTLRDPAAQATLAALEPDLLVVVAYGLILPQAVLDIPRLGCINSHASLLPRWRGAAPIQRALEAGDAESGVTVMRMEAGLDTGPMLSKVTTALTAEDTGGSLHDRLAALGAAAVVQALPGLADGSLAGEVQNDDLATYAHKLNKDEARLDWERPAVELERRIRAFDPWPLCHTALAGEPLKVWAAELAEGQGVPGMVLDADRSGLLIACGKGALRLTRLQLPGGKPLAFADLYNARRERFAPGQVLGL, encoded by the coding sequence ATGTCCAGATCCCTTCGCCTCGTCTTCGCCGGAACTCCGGAATTCGCCGCCGTGCACCTGCAGGCGCTGATCGACTCCGGCTATCCCATCGCCGCTGTCTACACCCAGCCCGACCGCCCCGCCGGGCGCGGCCAGAAATTGGCCATGAGTCCGGTCAAGCAACTGGCCCTGGCCCACGGCATTCCCGTCGAGCAGCCACCGACCCTGCGCGATCCCGCCGCCCAGGCCACCCTGGCGGCGCTGGAGCCCGATCTGCTGGTGGTGGTCGCCTACGGGCTGATCCTGCCCCAGGCGGTGCTGGATATCCCGCGCCTGGGTTGCATCAATAGCCATGCCTCGCTGTTACCGCGCTGGCGCGGCGCGGCGCCCATCCAGCGGGCGCTGGAGGCGGGCGATGCCGAATCCGGCGTCACCGTGATGCGCATGGAAGCCGGCCTGGATACCGGGCCGATGCTGAGCAAGGTGACGACGGCGCTCACCGCCGAGGATACCGGTGGCAGCCTGCATGATCGCCTGGCTGCCCTGGGCGCCGCAGCGGTGGTCCAGGCGCTGCCCGGTCTGGCTGACGGCAGTCTGGCGGGCGAAGTCCAGAACGATGACCTGGCCACCTACGCCCATAAATTGAACAAGGACGAAGCCCGGCTGGACTGGGAACGTCCGGCCGTGGAACTGGAACGCCGCATCCGCGCCTTCGATCCCTGGCCGCTGTGTCATACCGCCCTGGCCGGTGAGCCGCTCAAGGTCTGGGCCGCCGAGCTGGCCGAAGGGCAGGGAGTACCCGGCATGGTGCTCGATGCCGATCGCAGCGGCCTGCTGATCGCCTGCGGCAAGGGCGCCCTGCGCCTGACCCGTCTGCAACTGCCGGGCGGCAAGCCCCTGGCCTTCGCCGACCTCTACAACGCCCGCCGCGAGCGCTTCGCGCCCGGCCAGGTGCTGGGCCTATGA
- the rsmB gene encoding 16S rRNA (cytosine(967)-C(5))-methyltransferase RsmB, giving the protein MNPRLAATRALAAVLAGRASLGSSLPEQLAKVEPRDRALAQDLAFGTARWQPRLSLLAEKLLQKPFKAGDRDLEALLLIGLYQLFYTRIPAHAAIGETVGCVDKLKKSSAKGLLNAVLRRAQREYDSLLPALEHDPAARLAHPRWLQKALKARWPEHWEAIATANNLHPPLILRVNRRQGSRDAYLAELAAAGIEAVPCTFSADGIRLLQPQDVTALPGFAAGRLSVQDEAAQLAAELLELAPGQRVLDACAAPGGKTCHLLEREPGLAEVVALDADAGRLQRVEQNLARLGLAARTLAADGRAVADWWDGKPFQRILLDAPCSATGVIRRHPDIKLTRQAADIPPLVQLQGELLDALWPTLEVGGILLYATCSVLPEENSDNLAAFLARTPGARELDIPAPWGIAQAHGRQLLPQAEGQDGFYYAKLIKIAR; this is encoded by the coding sequence ATGAACCCCCGGCTGGCGGCGACCCGCGCCCTGGCGGCGGTGCTCGCCGGCCGCGCTTCCCTGGGCAGCAGCCTGCCCGAGCAACTGGCCAAGGTGGAGCCACGGGATCGCGCCCTGGCCCAGGACCTGGCCTTCGGCACCGCCCGCTGGCAACCGCGGCTGTCGCTGCTGGCGGAAAAGCTGCTGCAAAAGCCCTTCAAGGCCGGCGACCGGGATCTCGAAGCCCTGCTGCTGATCGGTCTCTACCAGCTGTTCTACACCCGCATCCCGGCCCACGCCGCCATCGGCGAGACGGTGGGCTGCGTCGACAAGCTGAAGAAATCTTCGGCCAAGGGCCTGCTCAACGCCGTGTTGCGCCGCGCCCAGCGCGAATACGACAGCCTGCTGCCGGCCCTGGAACACGACCCGGCGGCGCGCCTGGCCCATCCGCGCTGGCTGCAGAAAGCCCTCAAGGCGCGCTGGCCGGAGCACTGGGAAGCCATAGCCACCGCGAACAACCTGCATCCGCCACTGATCCTCCGGGTCAATCGACGCCAGGGCAGTCGCGACGCCTATCTGGCCGAACTGGCCGCCGCTGGTATCGAGGCCGTACCCTGCACCTTCAGCGCCGACGGCATCCGCCTGTTGCAGCCCCAGGACGTCACCGCCCTGCCGGGCTTCGCCGCGGGTCGCCTGAGCGTGCAGGACGAAGCCGCCCAGCTGGCCGCCGAGTTGCTGGAGCTGGCGCCTGGCCAACGGGTACTGGACGCCTGCGCGGCGCCGGGTGGCAAGACCTGTCACCTGCTGGAGCGCGAACCGGGGCTGGCCGAGGTGGTGGCGCTGGACGCCGATGCCGGGCGGCTGCAACGCGTCGAACAGAATCTCGCCCGCCTGGGTCTCGCGGCCCGTACCCTGGCCGCCGATGGCCGCGCCGTGGCCGACTGGTGGGACGGCAAGCCCTTCCAGCGCATCCTGCTGGACGCACCCTGCAGCGCGACCGGGGTGATCCGCCGCCATCCGGACATCAAGCTGACCCGCCAGGCCGCCGACATCCCGCCCCTGGTGCAGTTGCAGGGCGAATTGCTCGACGCCCTCTGGCCGACCCTGGAGGTGGGCGGCATCCTGCTCTATGCCACCTGTTCAGTACTGCCGGAAGAAAACAGCGACAACCTGGCCGCCTTCCTCGCCCGCACGCCGGGCGCCCGCGAACTGGATATCCCCGCCCCCTGGGGGATCGCTCAAGCCCATGGCCGCCAGCTACTACCCCAGGCGGAAGGCCAAGATGGCTTCTATTACGCCAAACTGATCAAGATCGCTCGCTAG
- a CDS encoding bactofilin family protein: protein MFNRKKAAPRPAVNGFSSLIADNLSVQGDLEFSDGLKVDGRIRGRVSFKPGTTSLLAVSVNGVVEGDVSSYDALIDGTIIGDLRVEHLLELHSNARVSGNITYRQLSMENGAVVEGTLRRLDEGAAVLELPQPAAALLPQSPEASERS, encoded by the coding sequence ATGTTCAATCGAAAGAAGGCGGCACCCCGCCCCGCGGTGAATGGCTTTTCCAGCCTGATCGCCGACAATCTGTCGGTCCAGGGTGATCTGGAGTTCAGCGATGGCCTCAAGGTCGATGGCCGGATCCGTGGTCGCGTCAGCTTCAAGCCGGGCACCACCAGCCTGTTGGCAGTCAGCGTCAATGGCGTGGTGGAAGGTGACGTGAGTAGCTACGACGCCTTGATCGATGGCACCATCATCGGTGACCTGCGGGTCGAGCACCTGCTCGAGCTGCACTCCAACGCCCGGGTGAGTGGCAACATCACCTATCGCCAGTTGAGCATGGAGAACGGTGCCGTGGTGGAAGGTACCCTGCGCCGCCTCGACGAAGGCGCTGCGGTATTGGAGTTACCCCAGCCGGCGGCGGCCCTCCTGCCACAATCGCCCGAAGCTAGCGAGCGATCTTGA
- a CDS encoding M23 family metallopeptidase, which yields MSSLATFALGCWFGGRMSPAVTLPTAIPVSSSTVSDPLALERMGTLVGRLQSLEADTQALQRMLEQNQTLRDQVTAVDPALLPALLAEPRVQGAQGGAWLPPRSCNASGAEQGPPLRKLAASEQVALCLRQQLDQLLNRVASRNAALMAIPSWRPVEHARLGSLFGNRIDPFNGHLAFHSGVDFAAPTGTPVRAAAGGRVQAVGALGGYGNQVEVDHGNGLATRYAHLSRIFVKEGQVVTPGQALGAVGSTGRSTGPHLHFEVLRDGQFVDPQRFLALGQLEPEVDGSARD from the coding sequence GTGAGCTCCCTCGCTACCTTCGCCCTGGGCTGTTGGTTCGGTGGCCGGATGTCGCCTGCCGTGACGCTGCCTACAGCGATCCCGGTCTCTTCGTCGACGGTGAGCGATCCCCTGGCGCTGGAGCGAATGGGCACGCTGGTTGGCCGCCTCCAATCGCTGGAAGCCGATACCCAGGCCTTGCAGCGCATGCTGGAACAGAACCAGACCTTGCGCGACCAGGTGACGGCGGTCGATCCCGCCTTGCTGCCGGCGCTGCTGGCCGAACCGCGGGTCCAGGGTGCCCAGGGTGGTGCCTGGCTGCCTCCCCGGTCCTGCAATGCCAGCGGCGCCGAACAGGGTCCCCCATTACGTAAGCTCGCCGCGAGCGAACAGGTGGCGCTGTGCCTGCGCCAGCAGCTGGATCAGTTGTTGAACCGGGTGGCCAGCCGTAACGCCGCGCTGATGGCGATTCCCTCGTGGCGTCCGGTGGAGCATGCGCGCCTCGGCTCTTTGTTCGGCAATCGGATCGATCCCTTCAATGGTCACCTGGCCTTCCATTCTGGCGTCGATTTCGCCGCTCCCACCGGGACCCCGGTCCGCGCCGCCGCCGGGGGCCGGGTACAGGCGGTCGGTGCCCTGGGTGGCTACGGCAATCAAGTGGAGGTCGACCACGGCAATGGTCTGGCCACCCGCTATGCCCACCTGAGTCGCATCTTCGTCAAGGAAGGCCAGGTAGTCACCCCGGGGCAGGCACTCGGTGCGGTCGGCTCCACCGGGCGCTCCACCGGACCTCATCTGCATTTCGAGGTCCTGCGCGACGGCCAGTTCGTCGATCCCCAGCGCTTCCTCGCCCTGGGTCAGTTGGAGCCTGAGGTCGATGGTTCGGCGCGTGACTAA
- a CDS encoding tetratricopeptide repeat protein, with protein sequence MLESLEKLLARGQDNALLRFGLGKGYLDAGEPERAVEHLARCVEFDPTYSAAWKLLGKAHEGSGDLAAAESAWMRGLEAAQAKGDKQAEKEMTVFLKRLARRTQS encoded by the coding sequence ATGCTCGAATCCCTGGAAAAACTGCTCGCCCGTGGTCAGGACAATGCGCTGCTGAGATTCGGCCTGGGCAAGGGTTATCTGGATGCCGGCGAGCCGGAGCGGGCGGTCGAGCACCTGGCGCGCTGCGTGGAGTTCGATCCGACGTATTCGGCAGCTTGGAAATTACTGGGCAAGGCCCACGAAGGCAGCGGCGATCTGGCCGCGGCGGAGAGCGCCTGGATGCGGGGTCTGGAAGCCGCCCAGGCCAAGGGCGACAAGCAGGCGGAAAAGGAAATGACGGTCTTTCTCAAGCGGCTGGCGCGGCGCACTCAATCCTGA